CCCAAAAGTCCGGTTTTGAACCTTAAATAGTCCGGTTTTCAACTTTCCCTAACAGGACATTCTAGATGTTTGACAACACTAACCTGTCCCCCTGGCTCCTTGCCATTAGGAGCTTGTCTGTATATTATAACGGGAATTCCCCTTCAAACCTGATGAAAATTAGACTATTTGAAACTGTAGCTGATTCGTTCAGCATGAGGCCGGCCGATACGTTCAGTGCCCTCAAGCACCGGAACTTCAGGCTTTTCTGGTCGGGACAACTCCTTTCCCTTGTCGGCACCTGGATGCAGTCGGTGGCACAGGCCTGGCTTGTGTTCAGACTCACGAAATCACCCCTCCTCCTTGGAACCGTCGGCTTTGCTGCCTCATTTCCAGTGCTTCTTCTTTCTCTCCCGGCAGGGGTAATCGCTGACAGATACGAAAAGAGAAAGATTCTTGTTGCAACTCAGGCCTCCTTCATGATCGTAGCCTTGACCATTGCCGCCCTGGTTTTTTCCAATCGGGTCCAGGTCTGGCATGTGATCATCCTCGCTTTGATCACGGGGATTGTGAATGCCTTCGACGCTCCAACAAGGCAATCCTTCGTTGCCGAGATTGCTGGGAAAGACGACCTCCTCAACGCGATTGCCCTCAACTCGACGAGCTTCAATGCAGCTCGCGTGGTTGGCCCTGCAATCGCAGGGCTGCTTGTCGCTGTCGCTGGAGAAGGAGGTTGTTTCCTGATAAACGGCTTGAGCTATATTCCAATCATCACGACTCTCCGTCTGGTGAAGACACCGTTCAGGGGTGCGAACTCCGGCGACATGAATCTTATGAATGATCTCCTTGAGGGTCTCAGGTATCTGCGCAAGAACAGGGAGTTCACCGGAATAGTGTCCATAGTCGCAGCAGCTAGTCTCCTTGGCATGCCCTACCTCATGCTCATGCCTGTTTTTGCAAAAGACGTCCTCCACAAGGGAGCGTCAGGGTTTGGATTTCTCATGTCTTCAACCGGGTTGGGAGCATTTCTGGGAGCTTTGGGCCTTGCATCTCTCAGGGCTGGAAAAAGAAGAGGAGCCATTTTTGTTGTCGGTGCATTGGCGTTCCCGGTTCTCATATTTATCTTTTCCTTCTCAGAGAACTATCTGCTTTCTGCCCTTCTTCTCTTCGGGATTGGCTGGGCGATGGTGAGCCAGACTGTGGTCGGAAATACCCTTATTCAGGGTACGGTCAACCACGAACTGCGAGGAAGGGTGATGAGTGTCTATACCCTCGTTTTCATGGGCATGATGCCAATAGGGAGTCTCCAGGCTGGTTGGCTGGCTGAGCACCTTGGAGCCCCCTCTGCGCTCGCCATAGGTGGAGCGATTCTGTTCCTGTTCTCGATGGGAGTGCTCAGATCCAGATCTGGGATAGGCAGGATGCGGTAGCGCATTTGCCCGGGCCGGGCCGGCAGGAATGCCAATGGCAGGATTCTCCGTTTGCAGCCTAGTTGTCAACTTGCCGCAGCTACGTCCCGATAAACTTGCAGAATGCGTTCTACCATGACCTGGAGAGAGAACTCCTGGCGCACTCGCTTCCGGCCGTTTTCGCCCAGACGATGGCGTAGCTTCGGATCAACAAGCAGGCGATTAATGGCGTCGGCCAGCGCGGCTGGGTCTCGAGGCGGCACGACTAGGCCCGTGCTGCCGTCGATATTGACAAAGCTCGTGCCTGTACCCAGCTCCGTGCTCACCACTGGCTTGCCGCAAGCCATCGCCTCAATCTGGACAATCCCCCAAGCCTCGCTGCGGTGAGTCGAGGGCAGCACAAAAACGTCACAGGCATGGTAGAAGGCTGGCAGTTCGTCATCGCTCACGCGGTTCAGAAAGGTGACTCTCCTGTCTAGGCCCAGGCGCCGGGTTAGGTTTTGCCACTCTTTGCCTTGCGGTCCCTCGCCCACCACCAAAAGCTTGGCCTCCACCTGCCGCATCGCCTCGATGAGGAAGGAAAGCCCCTTGTAGTACCGCAAAAGCCCGACGAAGAGGACAAGTGGCCCCTTGTAGTGTCGCCGTATCTTTTCGGCGCGGCTTAAGACAGCCTCTGCGGGAGCGAAACGGTCGAGCTCCACACCGTACGGGACCACTGAACACTTGGCGGCCAGCGGCCGCAAGAAGCGCGAAGTCTGGAGGTAGTTGGGGCTGGAGACTGTAATCGCTGCGGCACGAGCTAAGACACGCCGGAGAAAGGGGCGATATAGCTGCAGGAGCTGTTTCTGCCGTACGATGTCACTGTGGTAGGTGATCACCATCTTTCTGTTGTGTCCGCTTAGCAGGTAAGCCAGCTCGCCTATGGGATAGGGGAAGTGAAGGTGGGTGATGTCAGCCTCGAGGCGATGCATCCAGACAAAGAGGTTCAGGCTAATTGGCGCGGAGGCGATAGTAGCAACCCGGCCGGCCTTGACGACTCGAACATTGTTCATGTTCTCCACCGTCGTGCGTGCGCTGCGATTTGTCGTCAGCACAGTCACTTCCATCCCCAGGCGAGCCTGCTCCTCGGCCAGAAGACGCAGATGGTTCTCGATGCCGCCGAGGACAGGAAAGTAATCCTTATATACATGGAGCACCTTCATAGCTTTCCTGCGACTACCCGCTCGTAGACGGAAACCGTCTCCCGTGCTGTTCGTTCCCAAGAGAATCTCCTTGCTTGATTGAACCCCTTTTCAACCATCTCCTTCTGCAGCCCGTCATCTGAAAGAACCCGATTTATTGCCCCAACCAGGCCGTTCACGTCGAGCGGGTTCACCAGCAGGGCAGCGTCTCCTGCTACTTCGGGCAGGCTGGACGTGTTGGAACACACTACAGGCGTACCGCAGGCCATAGCCTCTAGCACCGGAAGTCCAAAACCTTCATACAATGACGGGAACACGAAGAGCCTTGCTCCGCCGTACAAAACAGGAAGATCATTCTCTGATACGTCTGCCAGGAAGATCACGCGATCCTCAATGTGCAGGAGCATTGCTGTCTCTTTTGCCTGTGGATAGCGCTCATCCCAGTGTCCTGCAATCACCAGGCTGACATTTGATGACGGGCCACCTATTTTCGATTCAGCGAATGCCTTTACGAGCCGTACAAGATTCTTGTGAGGCTTATTGCTGCCAAAGTACAGTACGTATTCTTCGGGCAAGCCGTACTTTTCTTTAACTGCAATGGTACGTTCCGGAGGCTGAGGCGTGAAGTGCGCCCCGGCTGCCAAAGGCGTGACAAAAATCCGCTGCGGCGCAACATGAAAGTACCGGATAAGGTCGGCTTTGGTTCCTTCCGAAATAGCCACAATCGCATCGGCTCTTTTCAGAGCCAGCATGTGCGCGAGGCGGTATATCAACCGTTTTCCAGCACTGAAGTACTCTGGATATGCGAGCGGAATAAGGTCGTAGCAGGTGAGCACAGTTGGGACGCCTGGGCGATAGGGCAAGAGGTAATACGGGCTGTGATAGACGGCAACATCAATGGATCGCAAGGCCTTCGGTACTACCCACTGCTGGCGGAGTGAAAATGGAGACACGCGACTTTCGAGGCGCGGGAGATCCGGCAAGGCCATGCGCGTCACAGGAGCTAAGGGATTATGCAGCAGGAGAACTGAAAGATTCGGCACAACGCTTGCCAGAGCATGCGCCAGGCTGACTACGTACCGTCCTATGCCGGGAAAGTGGTCAGTAGCTGTACGAGCGTCAAGGACTATGTTCACGTCTTTCTCCTGCTCGGACCGTCCTTCCAACGCCTCGGATTCCTGTGGGAGTGTCCACATCCAGCCAGAAGAGTCCTGGGGTGGCTGCTTTAGGAGAAGAGCGAGAGAACACCAACTTGAACCTCAACGCTTTCTTCCCGGCCAGGCCCGAAAGGTCTTTGGACCAAAGTCCGTTAGCCACATCAAATCCTTCTGCGTTGCCCGGCAGGTCTCCGTCAGCAATCGGTTGGTCATGTTCATCCAAAATAACTAACCGAAGGTCGTTCTCTTCATTTCGCGCCGATGAGTTGGATTCTATCCTTATGGCTCCAAATGAACGCTCGGGGCAGAGTTCTATGAACGGCGTTTTGAGTGTACCAGTGAGGGCATTCTCAGTGAGAAACCACCATCCAGGTCCGTCGGAAGGAGCCTCCTGCGCGAGGTTCTCCGCGATGATCTGCCTTGCGCCCATGTTACCACTCATCCTTGTGGCGCTTAGACTCCAGCAACCCAGATCCCCTTTGCTGATTTCGATATTCTTAACATAGAATTCTGCTTGATCATTTCTTGACCAATTGTAGATCCCCATGACCGGATGAGGTTCGTCAACGACATTCCATTCCGAAGAAACAAAAACCAACCTGTTGTTTGTGTAAAACCGCAGCTCTTTCTCTTTTGCTTTCCACTCGAACCTGAAGTTCACCCACTTGTTTCGCCAATCCTTACGCGAATCCGGTTTGGCCCATCTCAATTTGCTGTCCGGCCGAAAATGATGGCCGGTCAAAAACACCTGACCCGATTGCGCGGAACTAACGGTGAGCAGGCGGGCGTAGTAGGCCTCCTCGTGATAGAAAAAGATTCCGCACTCTCCGTTGACGTCGGGCGGTATGCTCATCCTACAGTCGGCCGACCAGGTAATATCTTTGTTCTTGTCAAATGCGAGCCAACTGCCGAGACCGCCATCCCTTCTAATATGCCAGACGATCTCTTTGCCCTCCTGGACGAAATCTGTGTCTCCCCCGACGAACCAGTTGCGGTAATCCTTATGGTGCCAATCAAACTTTCCGCGAACAGGCGGAGGGATGTAAATAGTGTTTGTCTTCTCGTCGAATATCGGCCGGGACTCATTATCATGTGAGGCGCTTTGCCCTCCGCATGACGCAGAGTTGCAAAGAATGCCTGTGGCCACGACTATCCAACCTAAAATCCTTATGACCTTGGATTCAATAAGCCAACTGGACGAAGGAGCATCCATTTTCTCTTTCAGTGCATCAAAGTGGGAGAGAGCACTAATCTTATCAATCGCAGGTAGAAACCGTGTGGACGGCCGGGTCGAACAACACCGATTGTTAATCCGAGCAGGAATTTGACAAACAGGTAGCAGCGAAGAAGAAGCTGCTGCAACTTGCTTCTGTGTTTCTTGTAGAAACGCATCTGGCTGCGGCGGTATTCGAGCATAATCTTCTCATTGTCGTTCGCATAACTCCTGCCACCGAAATGCAGGACTTTAGTTGTTGGGACATAGTGTATTTCATAGCCCTTTGCCCTGACCCGGGAGCAGAGGTCAACATCCTCAAAATACATGAAGAAGCGTTCGTCAAATCTGCCAATGCTGTGAAAAAGATCTTTTCGGATCATCAGTGCCGCTCCGGTTAACCAATCGACACTGATTTCGGCCCCGTACTCCCGCTCGAGACGATCAAGGACTTTGGCTTCTCGTTGATGAATCCTTCGCAGCACTCCGCGCATTCTCCATTCCTCAAGAATCGAGGGATCGTTTCCGAACGATAGTTGAAATGTTCCATCATCGTTAACGAGTTTTGGTCCACAGATTCCCACGGATTGGCGCTCCGACAAAACCGAGGCAAGCCCGGAAGGTGTATCTTCGAACAACAGTGTATCATTGTTCAAAAAGAAAAGGTATTGCCCTGTGGCAATAGCCGCGCCGGCATTGTTTGCTGCGCCAAAACTGCGATTCTCGTGGAGCAACAGGAATCTGACAAGTGGGAATTGAACCGGGAGCAATTCCCGGCTCTCGTCCGCTGAATTGTTATCGACGACTATGATTTCACATCCCCGCGTGTGCTGGAAAACTGCCTCAAGAGCCTTTCGGGTATAGTGATATCCGTTAGAATTCACAATGATGATCGTGACTGAGTTCAACAATTACCCTCTTTGACGCGACATTCAAAACATCAGGGTGTCGCCTTATCGTGAGAGTTTGCCGTTCTCCACAAGGGTAAGGCGAAGATAAATGTCCGCACTGACGATTGTGCCCGCTTCCCGACACGGTCTGAACGATCAACAATCAGACGTCCATGCCAATATAACATACGAGGAACAAAACCAATAACCAGGAACAATCTGTAGAAAATAGCTGTGATTCTGCCAAAGTGTTTTTCGTAGTAATAAAGAACATTTTCATATTGCTCTCTGAAGACGTCTGAGTCCTTGGTCACCGGCCGCACTGTTTGCCCTGAATGATGTACGACCTGTGCTCGCGGGTAGAAAATGATTTTCCATCCTGATTTCTTGATTCTGTATGACCAATCGAGGTCGTTGTAACAGATCGACAAGCGTTCGTCAAACATTCCTATGTCTCTTACGATTTCCGAACGAACAATGACCGCGGCGGCCATCACGTGATCAACTTCGCGGTCTGCATTATGATCAAAAAAAGTCATCTCACTCCCTGCAAAGACATGAGAATTGGGGAAAAGCCGATCCAGCAGAAATATGTCACAGACGTGGGTCCACAGGGACACAAATCCTTTGCACGAGGGTTGAATGCTGCCATCCGGATTGAGCAGCTGCGGCCCGCACATTCCAACGTTGGGATTCTTGTCCATGTAAGCGACAAGTAGTTCGAGAGCCATGATTTTCAAGGCCGCGTCACTGTTCAGAAGAAATATGTAGCGACCCCGCGCGATCTTCATTGCATCGTTGTTTGGCTTCGCAAACCGTTCGTTCATGTTGTTCCGAATCAATCGCACCTCGCGGAACTCTTGTTGCACCATTTCAACGCTGCCATCGCTTGACGCGTTATCTACTACGATGACTTCCTTCGGGACAGAGCTTTGAAAAACAGACCGGAGGCTTTCCCGCAGCAACTCCCGCGTGTTCATATTAACAATGATCACCGAGACATCTATCATTGGACTACGCCCCCATCGCCGGATATCAGATCGGTTATGGCGATTGCCAGAGATCTACATCTGGATCGCACAGTACCTCCGCGATCGAATCCCGCGGGTTCTGATTCCTGAGACTACCTTGGACCTCCACTTTTGACCGCGCAGTACTGCTGTTTCTGTTTTTGTGCTACAAAAAGATAGTTTTGGCAGACGGGTGATATCAGCGCAGACAGAGCGTTGTCAATGGCGCCATAAAGGTTTGCCATCCGGAATGACACGCGAATCAATCCCGGAACTCCCCACCACCAAACATTTCGCGGCAAGATCGCATACCTTTGTATCTCCACCACTTCAAAGTCTGCATTCTTTGCGAGAGACAAAATGTCAGACGCGGCATAACGATACCGATGAGACCACCTGTTGATCAGGCGCAGTGAGGCCTCAATCCAGCTGTAACGGTTGGGCAGGTGGAAACAGATGAACACTCCTTTGGGTTTCAAGATTCGGTTAATCTCCTTGAAGCTGGATAGCTCATCACCACCCGTCTCACGCACGTGTTCGAGAACCCCAACGGCGAGCACGGCATCGAAGCTCTGGCTGCTATAGGGAAGGGTGATCGGATCGTTAGAGTTGCCACTTCGATATTCATAACTCCCGGGTGCAAACGCACTACAGACTTGGGGTGGCCGTTCAAATCCGTATCCGCTCGTCCTATACCCGGATCTAACCAGAAAGTAGGAAAAGTGGCCATTCCCGACACCCCAGTCCAGGACTGTGGCCCCCGCCCTGACGTATCTTGCTACAAGACGGTAGAGCCTTAAGTACTGAGATGCGCTAATCGGGTTGCCAAACTGGAGTAAGCTTCTGTCTTGAGAACGTGCCTGCATAAGTTCATTCATAATCCCCTGGAAAGTTGACTCGTGTATCATGTTTTCCCCGAACCGTGCGACATGTTAGCGGTCCGACATGAGTTCATCGTCTGGTGTCTTGTCTCCGCACACTGGAGCACTGTCTTACCCGTGTACTTGCTCCGGGCGAAGAACCGAGACTACCGCCATCACGAACCAGAAGAGGGTCGAGTAATGCCAGCCAGAAAAGAAAACAGGCTCGAAGAGACAATTTATGCCGGCCGCCAGAACGACGGCCGAAAATCCATGATACAGGATATCTTTTGTCGCAAGAGCTCGCTTCGCTCGTCCCAACGTGACCAGAATCGCTCCAACTAGCACTGCACCGGCCACGAGCCCTATGATGCCCATCTTTGAGGCGACTTCCAAGGGAAGATTGTGGGGATCTCTCGCCGGGCCGGAGCCAACACCGAAAATTGGATGCAATTGGAAGTTCTCAAGAGCTTCTCGCCATGCTGAGAAGCGAGCCTTAACAGAAAAGGTCTTTGTAACGCCAGCAAATCTAAGAAGTGTGTATTTGAAGACAAAGCTCTGCCCAATGGCAAAGGCGAAAGGAAGCATGACCACGAGGAAAGAGACACCTCTTCTCCCCGCCCTAAGCATCAAGAAAGCCAGCCCAATCGCAAACGTGACTAGACCACCTCTTGACGTGGTCAACACAAGGGCAACAAGCATGACTATGACTGAAAGGAAAAGAGTGAATCTCATTCTTCCTTTCCGATACAGGAGCAGTGTTATTGTTACAAGAAGTGAAAGCGCAAGAATGGCTGCGAGGTAGTTTGAGCGAGCCCAGGAGAGGCCGAGAGCGCCCCTGCCGCCGGCAATCTCTACAAGCGAGAGCCTCATGGTCAGGAACTCAACAATGAACTCGAGAGAAACAATAGTCCCAAAGATCGGGACCAAGTAGAGAAGGGTTAATGGCTCTTTCAGCCTCGTTGCAGTCTCGGTTGTGACCACGAAAAAAACGAAAATTATAACCCACCTCAATATTCCACCGAGCGAATGAAGAATGTCACCTGAGACACCGAGACTCATAACGCCTGCCAGAACAAAAAGTGCAAGCGAAAGTTCGAGTGGACCTAGTCTGAGATCCATCTTCTTTTCAATCGCCCTTCCAACAAAGAGTCCTGCTGAGACCACGGCTAGAAAAATATCGCTCCAGCATATGAGAAAGGTCTTGCCCGACAGACCAAAGGAAATCGGGAAGAGAAGGCCGATAGTCACCAAAGAGGCCCCAAGCACAGTCCATGGCCAAAGAACAGAAATCACCAGAAGACAAACAATTGCAGGCATTGAAAAAGCAAGGATCAGAAGTTTAGGACCCTGGTCTAGAAAAAAATAGCAAAGCAGGATGAGCACTTCCAGAATAACAAAGAGTGGTATCGCGAGACGGATCCTTCCCTTCACCTGCTTTCTACGATGCACATATGCTGCATCACGCATCAACTACTCCAATTCTTCCTGTCAAGTCTCGATTCGCGCCTGCTTTCAATACATGCCGGACAGGCGACTACATTTTGAACCGAACGGCACTCCACATTGACACCAGATTTGAAACAGGTCCCGAATATTTGTCCACCAAACAGAAAAGCCAAGAGACATTTGCCTTGTTTCTGGACCTAAACAGGTCGGACTGAATGTGCTTCGTGGACTGTAGTGTAGTGCTGACCTTCCCCCATTCTTAGTACCAGCCCGGGCTGGAATCTTCTGGATCTTGAGCCCTACCCGAAAATCCATGACTATTTTTGGTTGAAAACCGAAGGCCAATTGTGTGCAACAGTCTGTAGCCATCGCTCCTCCTTGAAGTGTGGTGAGGATTGGTGCTCAAACCCTTTAATACCACAACTCCCGAGGGCGATGGCACTCTTTTTTCAGTAAACGCGTGCATAATTCAGGCTAGAGGTTCCTCAACGCTCCCGCATTGAGACATCGTCAAACCAACCTCTCCCTTTTCCTCTGATTTGTACCACAGCGTACAAGCCTCCGGCAGGGTCCGGGGCAGCTTTGAAATCCGACTGAGCTAGCTGCCACTCTTGGGTGCCACGAGTCCATGGCAGAACTCCACCGTACCATCGGTCGCCTATTGTCCACTCAACATAAATTCTGAAGTCCAGGCCCGGCGGATCAGTCTTCACCCAGGCTGATAAAATGTAGTCGCGGTCTGCTTTTATGCCATCGATGCCGTGCTCAACTGCCAATGGTGCAAAGTCTCTGAAGTTACTGACGAGCATAAGGCTTCGCTTTCCCGAATGGGCTTCGTGCTCTGAAATCTGCATTGTTAATGGATAGTTGGCAGCCCACGTGTCAGGCACAAGGTCGCCATCTGAATCTACCTCAAAGGATGGATTCTCAACTAAGTTTCCTGGCTCTATGAGTGCCATCTCAGCCTCTGGCGGCCGCATGAGTTCGGCGCTGAATTCCTTGCGCTCTGGATTGAAAATAGGGTCGTCAGTATAGATGTGCACGGCGTAAGGAGTGAATTCGTCCGTGAATTTGCCTCCACGGAGGGTCACCGTTCGGCGTTCAAATAAAACGCGCAGCTCCTTGGCGGATACTTCAGGAAGAGTGAACTCTGCTCGATGGTCCTCATTTTGCGTGTTGATTGCGATGATGAACATTATGCCAGATAGAGTTCGCCGCATCATTTGGACGGCGTTCCCCGGGGAACCGACCTTGCCGGCCTTTATTCCGGTCACGATGTCGGCTGTGAGCACTGGTTCCATCGCGGCGAGTTCGCTGACCAGCGACCTCAATTCACGGT
This region of Candidatus Eisenbacteria bacterium genomic DNA includes:
- a CDS encoding glycosyltransferase; amino-acid sequence: MKVLHVYKDYFPVLGGIENHLRLLAEEQARLGMEVTVLTTNRSARTTVENMNNVRVVKAGRVATIASAPISLNLFVWMHRLEADITHLHFPYPIGELAYLLSGHNRKMVITYHSDIVRQKQLLQLYRPFLRRVLARAAAITVSSPNYLQTSRFLRPLAAKCSVVPYGVELDRFAPAEAVLSRAEKIRRHYKGPLVLFVGLLRYYKGLSFLIEAMRQVEAKLLVVGEGPQGKEWQNLTRRLGLDRRVTFLNRVSDDELPAFYHACDVFVLPSTHRSEAWGIVQIEAMACGKPVVSTELGTGTSFVNIDGSTGLVVPPRDPAALADAINRLLVDPKLRHRLGENGRKRVRQEFSLQVMVERILQVYRDVAAAS
- a CDS encoding class I SAM-dependent methyltransferase yields the protein MNELMQARSQDRSLLQFGNPISASQYLRLYRLVARYVRAGATVLDWGVGNGHFSYFLVRSGYRTSGYGFERPPQVCSAFAPGSYEYRSGNSNDPITLPYSSQSFDAVLAVGVLEHVRETGGDELSSFKEINRILKPKGVFICFHLPNRYSWIEASLRLINRWSHRYRYAASDILSLAKNADFEVVEIQRYAILPRNVWWWGVPGLIRVSFRMANLYGAIDNALSALISPVCQNYLFVAQKQKQQYCAVKSGGPR
- a CDS encoding glycosyltransferase family 2 protein, whose protein sequence is MIDVSVIIVNMNTRELLRESLRSVFQSSVPKEVIVVDNASSDGSVEMVQQEFREVRLIRNNMNERFAKPNNDAMKIARGRYIFLLNSDAALKIMALELLVAYMDKNPNVGMCGPQLLNPDGSIQPSCKGFVSLWTHVCDIFLLDRLFPNSHVFAGSEMTFFDHNADREVDHVMAAAVIVRSEIVRDIGMFDERLSICYNDLDWSYRIKKSGWKIIFYPRAQVVHHSGQTVRPVTKDSDVFREQYENVLYYYEKHFGRITAIFYRLFLVIGFVPRMLYWHGRLIVDRSDRVGKRAQSSVRTFIFALPLWRTANSHDKATP
- a CDS encoding MFS transporter, whose translation is MFDNTNLSPWLLAIRSLSVYYNGNSPSNLMKIRLFETVADSFSMRPADTFSALKHRNFRLFWSGQLLSLVGTWMQSVAQAWLVFRLTKSPLLLGTVGFAASFPVLLLSLPAGVIADRYEKRKILVATQASFMIVALTIAALVFSNRVQVWHVIILALITGIVNAFDAPTRQSFVAEIAGKDDLLNAIALNSTSFNAARVVGPAIAGLLVAVAGEGGCFLINGLSYIPIITTLRLVKTPFRGANSGDMNLMNDLLEGLRYLRKNREFTGIVSIVAAASLLGMPYLMLMPVFAKDVLHKGASGFGFLMSSTGLGAFLGALGLASLRAGKRRGAIFVVGALAFPVLIFIFSFSENYLLSALLLFGIGWAMVSQTVVGNTLIQGTVNHELRGRVMSVYTLVFMGMMPIGSLQAGWLAEHLGAPSALAIGGAILFLFSMGVLRSRSGIGRMR
- a CDS encoding glycosyltransferase family 1 protein, which codes for MNIVLDARTATDHFPGIGRYVVSLAHALASVVPNLSVLLLHNPLAPVTRMALPDLPRLESRVSPFSLRQQWVVPKALRSIDVAVYHSPYYLLPYRPGVPTVLTCYDLIPLAYPEYFSAGKRLIYRLAHMLALKRADAIVAISEGTKADLIRYFHVAPQRIFVTPLAAGAHFTPQPPERTIAVKEKYGLPEEYVLYFGSNKPHKNLVRLVKAFAESKIGGPSSNVSLVIAGHWDERYPQAKETAMLLHIEDRVIFLADVSENDLPVLYGGARLFVFPSLYEGFGLPVLEAMACGTPVVCSNTSSLPEVAGDAALLVNPLDVNGLVGAINRVLSDDGLQKEMVEKGFNQARRFSWERTARETVSVYERVVAGKL
- a CDS encoding glycosyltransferase family 2 protein, whose protein sequence is MNSVTIIIVNSNGYHYTRKALEAVFQHTRGCEIIVVDNNSADESRELLPVQFPLVRFLLLHENRSFGAANNAGAAIATGQYLFFLNNDTLLFEDTPSGLASVLSERQSVGICGPKLVNDDGTFQLSFGNDPSILEEWRMRGVLRRIHQREAKVLDRLEREYGAEISVDWLTGAALMIRKDLFHSIGRFDERFFMYFEDVDLCSRVRAKGYEIHYVPTTKVLHFGGRSYANDNEKIMLEYRRSQMRFYKKHRSKLQQLLLRCYLFVKFLLGLTIGVVRPGRPHGFYLRLIRLVLSPTLMH
- a CDS encoding O-antigen ligase family protein, with product MRDAAYVHRRKQVKGRIRLAIPLFVILEVLILLCYFFLDQGPKLLILAFSMPAIVCLLVISVLWPWTVLGASLVTIGLLFPISFGLSGKTFLICWSDIFLAVVSAGLFVGRAIEKKMDLRLGPLELSLALFVLAGVMSLGVSGDILHSLGGILRWVIIFVFFVVTTETATRLKEPLTLLYLVPIFGTIVSLEFIVEFLTMRLSLVEIAGGRGALGLSWARSNYLAAILALSLLVTITLLLYRKGRMRFTLFLSVIVMLVALVLTTSRGGLVTFAIGLAFLMLRAGRRGVSFLVVMLPFAFAIGQSFVFKYTLLRFAGVTKTFSVKARFSAWREALENFQLHPIFGVGSGPARDPHNLPLEVASKMGIIGLVAGAVLVGAILVTLGRAKRALATKDILYHGFSAVVLAAGINCLFEPVFFSGWHYSTLFWFVMAVVSVLRPEQVHG